One Nitrospira sp. genomic window, CCATAAGAGCGCTCCTTGGTTTGTCGCCGGTCACAGCCAATGCAGCGTCCGTCGATCGATTTGCAGGCAGGTACGGTTCCTCTCACGTTGTGCGCGAAACACGTTCCCAACGCGGAGGCAACCGGTTGAATACACTGCTCTTGTCAGTCGATGCGAGCAGGATTCGGGACATCCTTAAAGAGGAGATCGGCAAATTGTCGGCCAAAGTTGAGCCGGTCGGTGAGGGTGGTGGCTGTGAGGAACTGTCCAGCAAGGTCCGCAAGGGCCGGTTCGCGTGAAAACATAAACCGATGAACATCTACTGGAGCGACCAACCAAAACCCTCTCAAACGAAAGAATGCGGAGATACAATCCTCGTAAAACAGCGTCAATAGGTAGTGGGCTGTTCCTGGTTTCTCTACGAGATCCTGTGCTTTCCCCAACAGATGGTAACATTCGGCCTTCAGCTGAATCTGTTCATTGATCGATGCCGGCGGCGGACCTTGGCGAAAGCGGTAGTGGATCTTTTCAGTCAGCTTCACACAGATGTCGTCGTGATCGAAGAGAATTCTGCCTTTTCGCAGTAGGGAGGGGAGTCGAAGTGAGTAGGCGAGGTCTTCCTCGACGGACTGGTATCCATGGTAGCGAATATCTGCGAGGCGGTCGCCGACACGAAGGATTTCGTGACTATCGGCCTCTCCTTTGACGAGGGCGATCAAGTCGATATCGCTGTGGAGCGTGAGAGCCTTCCGAGCTCCCGACCCGATGAGGATGACGCCGACAAGGTCACCACCCCGTCGGCCTTTGATATGCCGTAACGCGACTTCTACATTCGCTTCAAATCCAGGGGGTGGTGGCAACTCGGGCTGTTCCGGCGGTTCCGGGACTTCGAGTAGCTCGGCGTTCAGTTCTTCACGAGTGGGAGTGCTAGTCGAGTGGTGTGTGTCCATGACGTGTTCTAATTCCATGATAATGAATGGTGTGTGCAAACCCTCTGAATCGACCAGTGTAGGGCCTGTTACTCGTTCTTGCTGGTTTCCAACCGCGTGAAGCCGCAACAGGCGAACGACCTGGCCGTTTCGGTATTCTATGGATGGAGGAATATAGTGTCAACGTTTGAGGACGTTGGCAAAGACGTCCGCGGCTTCGTCGATCTGCTTGTCCGTGATATGCAGATGGGTGACTGCTCGATAGCTTTGTCCTCCGACGGCGTTAATAAGTACGCCGTGTTCTTTGAGCGCGGCTACGAGTTCGGCTGGAGAACGGTGTTCGTCGACGATATCGAAGATGACGATATTCGTTTCGACGTGCTGCGGCGCAATCTGGATTGCGGAAATGTGTTGGAGTTGGCGAGCCAGTTTTTTGGCATGCTCATGGTCGGTCCTGAGCCGAGCGACATGCCGCTCTAGCGCATAGATACCGGCGGCGGCTAGGATGCCCGCTTGGCGCATCGCACCTCCGTACATTCGGCGAAAGCGGCGTGCGCGATCCATGAGTCGCTGGTCATTGGAGATCAGCAGCGATCCAACGGGGGCGCCTAACCCCTTCGAGAGACAGAGGGAGACGGTTTCGAAGTGTTGAGCGTACACCGTGGGCGGTAGGGTGGTGGCGACCACGGCATTGAAGAGCCTGGCCCCGTCGAGGTGCATGGGAATGCCATGTCTCACCGCGAGAGCTCGGATTTTTTCGATTGTGGAGAGCGGATAAATCGTGCCGCCTCCGGCATTGTGCGTGTTTTCAATACAGATTAAGGCCGTTGTGATGCTGTGCGGGTCGTTCGGTCTGATGGCGGCCTCCACCTGCTCGACAGTCATGATTCCCCGCTCACCGGTCACCCAATGAAGTTGTACGCCGGCTAGTGCCCCAGCTGCGCCCTGTTCATAGCGAACAATATGACTCTTGCTCTCGACGATTATTTCCTGTCCCGGTTGAGTGTGTGACCGAATCGCTAGTTGATTGGCCATGGTGCCGGAGGGGACGAAGAGCGCGAACCGCTTGCCGAGCATGGCTGCCGCCATATCTTGGAGCCGATTGATGGTCGGGTCTTCTCCATACACGTCATCGCCGACCTCAGCGCGCGCCATGGCTTTCCGCATCTCGTCCGTCGGCTTGGTCACGGTGTCGCTACGAAGATCGATCATCCTGTTCGGCCTCCCAAGAATTCCGTACGGTTCCGGTATTCTAACAGATCTGGCACTTGCAGGCGAAGGCACACCTGTTACACTGCGGGTCTATGGTCGGATTGGATCAAACACGACTAACTCGATGGGCTTACTCCCTCGGTGTGAAACGGGAAGAATTCGTCCCGTTGGTGTGGGCCTTCGTCTATTTTTTCTGTCTCTTGTGCGGGTATTCGATTCTCCGTCCGGTGCGCGACGAAATGGCCATCGAAGGAGGATTGAAGCATCTTCCTTGGATGATGACGGCGACATTCCTCACCATGCTCGCGGCCACGCCACTGTTCGGGTGGCTCTCGGCGCGATGCTCCCGCTACCGGCTGCTGCTGACCGTTTATGCGTTCTTCATTGTGAATCTGTTGGCCTTCTATGCGTTGATGATGAGTCATCTGTATCCTGAGTGGGTGGCCCGCAGTTTTTTTGTCTGGCTGTCGGTGATGAATCTCTTCATTGTGTCGGTCTTCTGGAGTTTTATGGCCGATCTGTTTACACCGGAACAGGGGGCACGGCTGTTCGGCGTCATTGCGGCTGGAGGGAGCAGTGGCGCGTTGGTGGGGCCGCTGATCACGACAGGCCTGACATTTATCGTTCCCGTTTCGGTGCTCATGCTGGCCTCGATGCTGTTTCTCACGCTGTGCCTTGGATGTGTCTATCGACTCGACCGATGGGGCCGCGAACAGTCTATCCACCATCAGTCACGACCCGGTAATCCTCTTCACGGAAGTATCCTGGCGGGTATTCGCCTGACGATGTCGTCACCCTATTTGCTTGGAATTTGCGGCTATCTGGCCTTTTTGACCATGACCGCGACGTTTCTGTACCTCGAACAGACGCGTCTGGTCTCGGAATATTTGGATCAGCCCGAAGCCAGGACACGCCTCTTCTCCTCGCTCGATTTTACGACTGGTCTGTTGACGTGGCTGACACAGATGTTCGTCACCAAACGCGTCATCAGCCGGTTTGGTCTGGTCGCACCCTTACTGTTTCTTCCAGTGATCAGCTTGATTGGGTTTCTCGGTATCGCGCTGTGGCCGACTCTCGGGGTCTACGTCGTCTTTTCTGTGTTGCGTCGGGTGGGGGAGTATGCGTTATCCAAACCTGCACGCGAGGTTCTCTTTACCGTTGTCAGCCGAGAAGAGAAATACAAAGCGAAGAATTTCATCGACACGGCTATCTCACGAGGTGGCGATGCCTCGACGGGGTGGCTGGTTACTGGAATCAAAGCCTTGGGTGCCACCACGGCCCACATTGCGTTGGCGTGCGTGCCACTCATGATCGCCTGGGCTTGGCTCGCCACCGTGCTGGCCCGCGAGGGAAAGCGCCGGTCGGCATCTACCGTATCTTTGATGACAGAGAGTTCTCGCCGTACCGTATGAGTCGGTATCGGTTGTGTTGGCCTTCGTTCGGCTAGTCTCGAACCACCAATGAGCCGATCAGATAGGAACTGGCTCGTCCCACCCTGGTGCCCCGGATCCGAACTTCCGAGACATCGCGTGTATGCTCACGGATGTTCCAGGTATTGCCGGCCTTCAGATCCGGCCAGAACCACCAGGTTCCATCGCGTTTCCGGAACCAGAGTTGAATTCCAGTATCGGGCAGCACCTGAATTGATTCCATGTCGAAATACGTCGGTGCACGAGTCTCAGGATTGCTCACCCACACTTTGACCCACTGATTCTGATCATGCGAAGACAGGACGCGGGGAGTTTTTGCCCAATCAACCTCTGTGCATCTAAAGTCCACAAGTTTGCCGAATCCACGGCCAAGGCCGTCTCCAGGATCCGGAAGGGTGTAGCATTCGATCCCTGTTTCCATGCTCAAGTGAAAATGCGTGAGGCCGATCGTGTCGACGTTGATGTCATGCTTGGAACAGCGCTGGCGATAGGTCCAGCAGTCGCTGTGTTTCGATGGATCACAAGTCTGCAAGGGGCCGAAACCAATTCGGCTCGTCCTGTATGCCAAGGTTGATCTCGCCTGGGAATAGATATGTTCGAGCGCGCTCTCATCGTCGAAATTGACCAGGCATTGTTGAGGACTGCTACCATTGGGACGGGCTTGTACGACCTTGGGCGGTTGATTCTCCCGTTCTCGTTCGGTCACTTGTTCGGGCGTAGCTTGTGTGGGGGGACCTAGCGGGCTTACCGGTTTTATCTGAGTACAGGCGCTCAGTAATGCCGTCAACAATACACAGAGAGC contains:
- the ltaE gene encoding low-specificity L-threonine aldolase translates to MIDLRSDTVTKPTDEMRKAMARAEVGDDVYGEDPTINRLQDMAAAMLGKRFALFVPSGTMANQLAIRSHTQPGQEIIVESKSHIVRYEQGAAGALAGVQLHWVTGERGIMTVEQVEAAIRPNDPHSITTALICIENTHNAGGGTIYPLSTIEKIRALAVRHGIPMHLDGARLFNAVVATTLPPTVYAQHFETVSLCLSKGLGAPVGSLLISNDQRLMDRARRFRRMYGGAMRQAGILAAAGIYALERHVARLRTDHEHAKKLARQLQHISAIQIAPQHVETNIVIFDIVDEHRSPAELVAALKEHGVLINAVGGQSYRAVTHLHITDKQIDEAADVFANVLKR
- a CDS encoding MFS transporter, which translates into the protein MVGLDQTRLTRWAYSLGVKREEFVPLVWAFVYFFCLLCGYSILRPVRDEMAIEGGLKHLPWMMTATFLTMLAATPLFGWLSARCSRYRLLLTVYAFFIVNLLAFYALMMSHLYPEWVARSFFVWLSVMNLFIVSVFWSFMADLFTPEQGARLFGVIAAGGSSGALVGPLITTGLTFIVPVSVLMLASMLFLTLCLGCVYRLDRWGREQSIHHQSRPGNPLHGSILAGIRLTMSSPYLLGICGYLAFLTMTATFLYLEQTRLVSEYLDQPEARTRLFSSLDFTTGLLTWLTQMFVTKRVISRFGLVAPLLFLPVISLIGFLGIALWPTLGVYVVFSVLRRVGEYALSKPAREVLFTVVSREEKYKAKNFIDTAISRGGDASTGWLVTGIKALGATTAHIALACVPLMIAWAWLATVLAREGKRRSASTVSLMTESSRRTV